CCCGCATGGACAGCTCCGAGAAAAATTAGCATATCTTTGCGAGCTTTACGGCATAAATTATGTAGAGCAGGAAGAAAGTTACACGTCAAAAGCAAGTTTCTTTGATAATGACGAATTGCCGACCTACAACGCGGATAACCCACAAAAATATCAATTCAGCGGAACGAGAATAACACGTGGGCAGTACAGGACATCAACAGGGTATATCTTGAACGCGGACGTAAACGGAGCATTAAACATACTGAGAAAAAGTAAACTGGTGAGTTTAACGACTCTACAGGATAGAGGCTGTGTAAGCCAGCCCCGGCGAATAAGGGTATTCTGGAGCGGTAATATGCGTGTCCAGACGTTAGGCCGAGTACCAAACTTCACCGAAAGCCCCCGCCTTTAGGCGTGGGGTCGCTTACCCACATAAAGAGCCGCAATTTTTTCAGGAAGAAGAAAGCCTCAAACAACCGCGAGCGTGCATACAGGGAATTGATCCGAGCATACCGCAAAATGTTCCGGCAGCGCACGGATTTCCACTTCAAGACAGCAAGAAGACTCTGTGAACAATACGCTGTAATATGCCTCGAAACTTTAGACCTTCAGGCAATCGGCAAAAGGCACGGCAGAAAGATTAACAGTCTTGCTTTCTATGACTTTGTGCAAACATTATCATATGAAGCAACAAAAACGGGAACAAAAATAATCTTCCTTGACCGCTATTATCCGTCAAGCCAGCTCTGCCACGTCTGCGGATTCAAGAACACTGCCCTGAAGGATGAGCGCATACGTTCGTGGGACTGCCCTTCATGCGGGACACATCATGACAGGGACAGGAACGCGGCCATGAATATTTTGCGGGCTGGGGTGTCAGCCCTTGGAGGAGAGCCACTGTCGGCGGCGCGCTTCACGACAAGCGTTGATTCAGCTGGCACGGTTCAGTGATTCCGCAATCCGCAGGCTTGAGCCGGGCGGAGTACACCAACGATGGGCATCAGCATTTTTTTTCACACACGCTAAAGTCTCACATATCACGCTCCGAAACTGTCAGTGAAAAGAGAAGAGGCAATCACAAGACCGCCTCAAAGAATACCTAATCGCGATTTAGGACAAAGTTTCACAGCAGCACAAGATTTACCCTCGTAACACGTGAGGGGAGGAACAATCCCCAGTACACGGAAGAATTGGGGAACAGCAACAAAAATACACAAGGAGGTAAAGCACCATGTCAATGGTAATTCAGCACAACATACCGGCGTTGCAGACTTACAACATAGTCAATAACACCAGCAACGCTCTTCAGAAGTCAATCGCAAAACTCTCAAGCGGCCTCAGAATCAACTCAGCCGCCGACGACGCAGCAGGTCTCGCAATCAGTGAGAAAATGCGCTCCCAGGTCAGAGGACTCGACAGAGCCGTAGCCAACACTCAGGACGGTATCAGCTTAATTCAGACGGCAGAGGGCGCACTCAGCGAGACTCATTCAATCCTTCAGAGAATGCGTGAACTCTCAGTCCAGGCTGCCAACGACACACTGACACAGCAGGACAGAGCCTACATTCAGGAGGAAGTCGACCAGCTGAAAGACGAAATCACCAGAGTCGGCAACACAACCCAGTTCAACAAAAAGAAGCTCCTTGACGGCTCATCATCGGGACTTTGGAGTTCAAGCGACATGGAGACGAAAGCCCTCATCAGGGGATCACTCCGCGAAGTTGACCAGTTCGGGCAGAAAAAGTCAATCGAGGGCAACTACAAAATCCGCGTGAAGGCTGATCCGGGTCAGGCAGAAGTCCAGAAATCCGACATCATGACAATCAAGCACCCCAACGTCCTCACCAACAAGACAATCAACGCTCCCGACGGTGTGAAAGACGTTCAGGTTGACAACATGACACCCGGCACTTATTCGCTGGTTACCGAAAAGAATCAGACAGCGGTTGGTGCGAAAGATGCAATAGTTACAGGCTCTTATGGTGTTGGTGGAACTCAGTATACAACTTCATACTCTATATCGAGCGTTACGTCTCCGAGCGGAGGAAGTGGTACTTGGGCGTTTACTCTTGGTGGCGAGTCAATAGGTAGTGTAACAGTAGGTGACGGCGCTTCAGTTCCTGGTACTCTGTTCACTACGGGTGCTACAACATCAGGGTGGAATACAGTTGTCTCTAACGCAGCAGCAAAGGGCGTAACTTTGGGATTCGATGGAACGAATATTACGGTTTCGAAATTGGGTAGTGAGGGAGCTACACTTGCTGCAACGGCAAGTGGAAACAGTTTTGCGGCAACAGTGGGAAAAATTGCAACTACAGCTGCGACACCGAATCCTGCGAAGACAAAGGTCGGTGCCGGTGCCGTATTCAAAGTGAACTCCACTGCAAACAATATCGAGAATGCCAGTATCCTCTTCGAGGTTACCGGAAGGGATACCACGAACAAGACAATTACTCTCAAGGCTACGTCAACAAGGCTCACTCAGGATGGCAAAAACTACACGTCAACGATGGATGATATCGTAGTTACGGACGGCGGTGCAACAGTCAATATTGATAAGCTGGTGGGTGATAACGATTCGACTAACGCTGAGCTTACCATCGCACTTAACCAAGGAATGCTCTCTGCAGTGGAAGACAGCGGAAAGTTCGTAGCTTACGTTTCTGCCGGCAAAATGAGTAACGCAACTGGTGCATTGAAAGTCGATGTGACAGGCACTATCGATAAAGATTGGGATGACGCTTGGGATACCGGCGTTTTCGGTCAGACTACAACGGGAACAACAACAAGCAATAACACTCTCGTTTATGCTCTCGACGGTGACAACCTTCAGAATACAGAAGTTCACTTCAAGAACTACATACTCAACGAGAGAACCGGCACAGTGTCAGAGGGAGATATTACCCTCATAACGAACAATGACTTCAAGGTTACGGACGGAAAACTGAACGCAACCGACGGCGCAATCAAGAACGGCGATACTCTTGCTTCCTTCACATCGTCATACATCGGCAAGACGGCAAGCGGAGACGTGAAACTGCGCGACCTCGACAAGTTCTGGAACTCTGAGGGCAAATTCATGCTCGATGACGCGAAGACGCTGACACTGAATCAGGGCGACGGCAAAACTGCGAATGTAACGCTGTATGCGAATGACACGCTTGACGAAGTTGCAAAGAAGATCAACAACGCGATTGCAACGGATCTGGGGCAGTCGAAGTATGTTGACGATGCAACTAGATTTGCAACATTCGTAGACTCTAAGGGCGCGAACTCTGAGGCAGTACCCGGAACGTTCGTAATCAGGTCGGTAGTTCCCGGCGCACAGGGTGAAATCACCTTCTCAGGCGATCAGGAAATTCTTGACGCATTCTCGCTGAACACGATTCAGGATTCGAAAGAGACTGTGTACAACGTTGACGTATTCGATGAGCATACGGGTAAAGTTCTTGCCCAGAACGTGAAGACGACCGGCAACGTAATGCACGGAGTAATTCATGAGAATGTTGACGTTGAGTTCGGCGCATTGAAGGGCGTTGAAGCGAAATGGAACAGCAACCTCAACAAGTTTGTCTACACGGCGAAAGAGCAGTCAACTACGCTTCATATTGCCGACAACACGACAGTCCTTCAGATCGGAGCGAATGAGGGCGAGGATTTAGCGATGGACATCGGAGACATGAGGGCGCACGCACTCGGACTTGACGAGGTGAACATGATGAGTCATGACAGGGCAGCGCGCTCAATCACGGTCATCGACAACGCAATCGACAAGGTAAGCACTCAGAGGGCGAAACTCGGAGCGTACCAGAACCGCTTAGAGTACACCGCCAACAACCTCACCACAGCCAGCGAGAACCTGACCAGCGCAGAGAGCAGAATCAGGGACGCGGACATGGCCAAAGAGATGATGGAGTTCACGAAGCTGAACATCATGCTTCAGGCCGGAAACTCAATGCTTGCTCAGGCGAACCAGCAGCCGCAGAACGTATTGAGCCTCATCAGGTAGTTTGCAGCAATAACGGAATCACAAAGGGGAGGGGAGCGAATCCCCTCTCTTTTTTTGTACCTGCGTGAAAGGATAAAAATCAATGGCATTCGGACCAGAATTTATTTCAGGACTCGCGGGAGAGATTCGCAAAATTCTTCCGCTCCGCATAAATCGTATAGAGGGCGGAGACTCATGGGCGGCCCTCAAAGTTTCCGGCGAAAAATGGCTGCTCATGTCGTGGACTTCCGGCGCGGCGGGAATCTGCACAGCGACTCAGCCCGAAATTAACGCGCTCCGGGAAATATCACCGTCAAGAGCTTCTATCACTGAGGCAATGAAGAGCCGACTCTCCCACGGCAGCGAAATATATTCCGTCAGACAGATAAATCATGACCGTATATTAGAGCTGTCAGCAAGGCGGCGAGTCTCGGCTGGTGTCAGCGTGAATTACTCCATCATTCTTGAGATCACAGAGCCTGTAGCAAACTTCCTTCTTCTTGACGAGTCCGGGAAAATTGACGAGGCCGCGAGGCATTCAGCACCCGACACAAACCGCTACAGGACAATTCTCCCCGGCCATTCGTACACCCCTCCGCCAGAATTTGACGGCCTGACGCTGACTCACGGAATGAATTTGCGGCTTGAGGATGTCCCAAACGTGAAGGGAATCGGCAGGCCATTGGCGCGCCTCATCATGTCTCAGTGGCAGGAAAGGAAGCCGGAGTCGTGGCTTTCGGCTTTGCTGAAAATTGCTGACGGTGACTCGGACTCAGTGTGCAGGCTCATCATCAGGAATAATTATCTCACCCGCATAGATTTCCCCCTCGAAGGAACGCGGGAGCTTGGCCGGGATTCGCTCATGGCCGCAAGATTCGGAGTCCTTGTTCCGTTATTGAGGCGGGGAAGGGAGAAGACACTTCACGAGATTGACGCGAAAATCAAACGCGCCGTGAAAGCAAAAGAACGCCACAGAGACGGACTCGCAAAGCAGCTCAGAGAGTGCCGGGAGGCCGAAATATTCAGGGCAAAGGGCGAGGCTATATTGTCGCATATGTACGAAATTCCCAAGCGGGCAGAGAATATCACCATCACCGACTGGGACGGCTCAATACTCGAAATCACGCTTGACCCGGATTTATCCCCGTCAAGAAACGCGGAACGTTACTTCAAACGTTACAGGAAAGCGAAAGGAAACCCTGCGGAAATTTCAGCAAGCCTTGACGCTGTGAACTCATCAATTCTCGAACTCAAAGAACAGCGCACACTTCTTGAAGCCATTGATGACCCGGAGAATTTCACGGAGGCTGTGAAAGACCTCGCCGAATGGATTTCACCCGCCAAATCACAATCACGCAATCCCAAACGAAAGCGCGAAAATATCCCGCCTCATCTCAATATTGACCGGGACGGGGTGAATATCCTCGTGGGACTCTCAGCAAGAGGCAACCGATATGTTACCCTCAAGACAGCAAGGCCGGAGGACATTTGGCTTCACGCTCACGAAATGCCGGGGGCGCACGTCATAATACGCGGGCTGAAACGCTCTGAGCTTGAGACAGACCGCCGGGACATTCTCGAATTTGCCGCAGGACTCGCCGCGGGGCATTCGTCCGGGAAAAATTCCGGCTCTGTTCCTGTCGACTACACAGAACGCAAGTATGTCCGCTCAGTGCCGGGAACTGTCGCGCTTGTTACGTACACAAATCCGGGGACTCTCAGAGTCAGCCCGGCAGAATATCAGGGAGGGGATACACATGAAGGATAGCGATTTAGGGCGGTTCTTCCCGTATCATGATAACGATTATCCGCAGGCACTCCGGGAAATCAGAGCGGGGCGGAAGGTGTCCCATTGGATATGGTACATATTTCCTCAGCTCCGCGGGCTTGGACGGTCTCAATACTCGTGGGATTTCGGGATTACAGGAGCGGATGAGGCAAAAGAATATTTGTCGCACCCTGTATTAGGCGCACACCTCCGGGAAATTTCCGGGGCATTGCTTGAGCTTGAAGAGTCTGACCCCGTGAAAGTCATGGGCGGAATTGACGCGCTGAAGCTGAAATCATCTATGACACTTTTCGCGGCGGTCTCGGAGAAAAGCTCAGTGTTTCACAGGGTACTCGATAAATTTTTCGGCGGGGAAACTGACGGCGAAACATTGTCGCGGCTCAAGCTGTAAAAGTCAACAAGTCTTGTTATCGCCGGGCGTAAATGGTAATCTCTCTCACATTCAGCAAGGAGGGAGATTATTTTTATGTGGCACGGAAGATTCACGAAAGGCACAGCAAAAACCGTTCAGGATTTTACGCAGTCTCTTGACATTGACTGGCGCATGGCCGAGTCCGACATTCAGGGGAGCATAGCCCACGCAAAAATGTTAGGCGAGACAGGAATTTTGACGCGGGAAGAGTCAGCGAAAATCATCGCAGGACTAGGAAAGGTATCAGACGAAATCAGAGAGGGCAAATTCACGCCTTCAGAGTCGCTTGAAGATGTCCATATGAATATCGAGGCGCGACTCACGGAGATTGAGCCGCTCGGCGCGAAACTTCACACAGCCCGCTCGCGTAATGATCAGGTTGCGACAACGACAAGAATATATCTGCGCTCACGTCTTCAGGGACTCCGCGAAAATGTCCGGGACTTGCTCCGGGTGTTAGTCTCAAACGCTGAACGGCATATTGACATCATCATACCGGGCTACACTCACATGCAGCAGGCACAGCCGATCTCAATGGGACATTACTGGCTCTCATGGTTCGAGGCATTTCACCGGGATTTAGGGCGGCTTGATTTCGCGCTTGAGTCGCTGAATGAATGTCCCCTCGGAGCCGGGGCTTTGGCCGGGTCAACATTGCCGATTGACAGATTCATGACGTGTGAAATTTTGGGCTTTGACCGTCCCACGCGCAACAGCCTCGACACAGTAGCAAGCCGGGACTATATGACAGATTATCACTATTTCGCGTCAATCTTAATGCTTCACGTTTCACGCCTCTGCAATGATTTAATCACATGGAACACTCAAGAGTTCGGGTTTATCGTCCTGCCTGATGATTTCTGCACCGGGTCAAGCATGATGCCTCAGAAAAAAAATCCCGATGTCCTCGAATTAGCGCGGGGAAAAACGGGGCAGGTTATCGGGAATCTTGTCGACATTATGATTACGCTGAAGGGTCTGCCGATGACGTACAACCGTGATTTGCAGGAGGACAAGCGCGGGCTGTGGGAATCAGTTGACACAGTAGAAGCAACCGTGAAAATTATTGCGGAACTGCTTTCACATGTTGAAGTTGACGAGGGACTCGCGCTGTCGGGGCTTGAGAAAGGTTACTCGCTTGCGACTGACATCGCCGAGTATCTCGTGATGAAGGGAGTCCCTTTCAGGGAAGCTCATGCGATTGTCGGGCGGCTTGTGGGATGGTGCATAGAGAATAATATCAGGTTTGAGGATATGACGCAGGATCAGTGGCAGGAGCATGTACCCGAAGCAGATTCGGCCATGATGGGAATATTGTCGGCGCGTGAGAGCGTAAGTCGGAGGGATGTTTACGGCGGGACAGGATTCGCGCAGGTCAGGAAACAGATTGAGGACGCAAAATCGCGGATATGACTCACAGAAAGCCCCCCGGAAATTTCTCCGAGGGGTAAATTTTTGCCGTTACTTGTCGGGGGAAGTCTCCTGCGGCTTGTCGTAGAGCCTCTCTACTTTGTACTTTCCTTCAAGCTCTTTCGCCCTGTCCTGAAGTGCCTGCTGTGTTTTCTGATCTTTAAGCTCCTGAAGCAGGCGCGCTTTCACCTGCTCAAACGGTATAGGGGACTCCGGGATTCGTTCCTCTAGTTTTATGATGTGCCAGCCGAATTGTGTCTTGACGGGTGCGGAGACATCGCCGGGATTCTTCAGCTCAAAGGCTGCCTTCTCGAACTCAGGAACCATCATGCCCCTCGGAAATTCGCCCAAGTCCCCGCCGTTTGCCGCGCTGCCGGGGTCAATGGAGTATTCTTTCGCTACAACGTCGAATGATTTTCCGGCTTTGAGTTCGGCCTGAACCTTTGCGAGATTCTCATCGCCGCTCACGAGAATATGCCGGGCGTGTACTCTTTCGGGATTCTTGAACATTGCCGGGTTGCTGTCATAGAATTTCCGGGCCTCGTCATCTGTTACTGCGATGTCCTTCACAATTTCCCTCATGGCCGCCTGCGCCAGCATTGCCCGTTTTGCGTTCATAAGCTGGGACTGAAATTCGGCTGTCTGATCGAGTTTCGAGGCTTCTCCGTCAAGAGCGTAGAGCCTCATGGAGATAACATCATCGATAATCATCTTCCTGCCCTGCTCCGTGCCGTAAAGCGTAACCGCCTGCTGTCCGAAAGGCTGTATGAACTCTAAGACTTCAGCCTCGGTTACGTCCTGGCTTCCCACACGCGCCAGCACTTTGCCGGACTCCGCGCCGAATGCTGAAAAAGTGAATGCCAGAACGAGAATGAACGCCGCAAAAATTTTCCTTGCCAAATGAATCACTCCTGATGATATATTTTAGTCCCGCAAAGTTTATCACATTAACGCATTTTGTTTATGATATAATCCCGGCCGTGATAAATTTCCCATCTGTATCAAAATGAAATGAAGGCGGTACAATGAAACAGTCAAAATCAGACATTCCGATTCAGGAAACAGGCGGAGAAAGCATAACAGGACGGTTTATCGCAAAATGGCAAAGAATGCGGGCCGGAATCATGACTCCGTTTGAGTTCGTGATGATGTGCGCCGACAAGGGACTCTCATTCGTAACAAGAAGCGATGTACATATGGGCGACTCCCTCATGGCGCGGAGAATCATAAAGCAGCTACGTTCAGAAGGCTGCGCGGAGAAAGATTATTACAGGCTGAAGGACGCGAAAATCCCCGTGCTTGAAGGCAAATACAAGTCTGATTTCTTCTCGAACACCATTTTTGATGTCTTCTACTGCTACATGTATCTTGACGACAATTACAGCGAAAGTGAGATAAACAAATATTTCTATCTCTTCCCTGAAGGGCCTTACTGCCTGAAGAATGACCTTGTTGACGTGAGGATCAATCCCGGCGACATAGTGATGGACGCGGGAAGCTGGATAGGGGAATTTGCCGCTTATGCCTCCGCTAAGGGTGCTACGTGCTATGCCTTTGAGCCGTTCGAGAAAAATTATGATGTTCTTGCACGGACAGCCGCCCTCAATCCGGGTATTGTGCCTGTCAAAAAGGCTGTAGGGCGTTCATCAGGCTTTGTGAGCATGTCAGGCGAGGCCGGGACAGCGGCGGTCAGCGAAAACAAAGACGGCGAAATCATTCAGACCTCCGTTGATGATTTTGTGCGTGAAAACAACCTGCCCCGCGTGGATTTCATAAAGTCAGACATAGAAGGCTTTGAACGCAATCTTATTGAGGGAGCGCGGGAGACTCTCGCAAAATTCGCGCCAAAGCTGGCAATCTGCACATATCATCTTCCTGATGACCCCGAAGTTCTGCCGGCGTTAATCAAAGAAGCCAACCCGGAATATAACATCGTCCAGAAACACAAGAAGCTATTTGCCTCAGTTCCCCGCAGGTAAAACGCAAAGCCCCCCCTGCTTTCACATGAGGGAGGGCGAAATTCCCGCCGAGAAATTTTTTCCGTAATACACTAAAATATAAAGGCTAATCACAAGAAACAATCTCAAAATTTGGGAGCTGATTCATTTTGCGTATCGTAAACACTCAGGCAGTATTGGGACTCTCAATATGGATTCTCGGATTCGCCTTCATGGTAATGGGCTGGCTTGTCGGGGAGCTGTCAGAAAAATACGGGAAAATCCCGGCGAAAATCCTCTACAAGATCGGTGTCGTAATCGTCGGAATCCCCGTGATAATTCTGCTGTGGAAAGTCTCGGCGACTCTCTACGTCAACCGCTTCAACATAGCCGCCTACATCAACAACGCATTCCAATTCATTCAGGATGCCCTGAAAGTGCTGTAGCTCATGGTCGGCTTCATACTGGTCAACATCATCGGACTCATTGCCGCGGCCTTCATGCTGTATTTCCCGTACACGTGGTGCAGGTGGAAAAATGAGCCTGAAGAATCTTACGGCCTGAAATGGTTTCTCACGCGCCGGGCAAAAATTGACGTGATAACCGCGCTGGCTGTTACGCTGATTCCGTTGACGGTGATTGTCATGTATATGCCTGTGAGCTGGGGAGGGGGACTCAAGACTCCGCCGTTCTGGGACGCTCTGAACATTCTCGGAGGAGGAATCGCCGCGGCATTCATTGAGGAGACATTTTTCCGGGGATGGCTTCAGACTCTGGCGGTGCGGAAATTCGGAGCTTTCGCGGGAATCATAATAGCTACGGCGGTATTTGCGGCTGTACACTTAATCGCGGTTCAGAAAATCATACGGCTTCTGACATTTTTCCCCGGCTTAATCATGGCACTTTTGCGGCACAGGAACGCCTCTGTAATGCCGGGGATAATCTATCATGCTGTCTGCAACGTCTGGGCGGTATGGTTCTCGCCGCTGCCGGGGGTTTAGGCCATGAGGAAAATATTTCTCACACTGATATTTCTGCTGGCGGTCTCGGAGTCGTGGGCGGAAAATCTCATTGAGCTTAGGCTCCCGTGTATTGTCGGCGAAAACGTTACGGCAAAATTGCCCGGGGGCAATGTGATTCCGTTAGGGCGCGTGAAAATGATTCCGTCAAAAACAAACTGGCCCGCTTACACCGCAAGCAGGTGGGCGAGTCCGTCAACCGTATGCGCGACTGCCGTCAACGCGATTCACATTCTTGTCCGCGCCGAGAATGACAGAGGAAGAATCATCAGCCTTGTTCCGTCAGTAACGGTAGCTCCCGCGGCGGCTCCGGGGGCGTTTTTCGCGCTTGACATGGACGCGGGTACGGGGATATTCGGAGGGTTCGCGCCTCTCACAGGGTCAGGGGTTACGGTTGAGCATGACGGGATCGAGTCTCTGCTGACTGATACGCCTAGGGAGGGCGATATTCTGATTATACGTTCGCCCCTGCCTGAGAGACTCCCATACTACATGGCCGATTTCGAGAACAGGCCGGGCGGAAGGGTAATCGCTTACGGGGCAGACGGGCCTAAAGTTATCGCGAGGGTGATACGCCCCGTGAAGGGAGTCGGGCGTTTCGGAGGGAGCATATATCAGAACCGGGGAAGGATTCGGGCTTCACATTCGGGTGTGATATGCGTCGCGACATCCCCGCGTGATTCTGTCGGAGGGATTCAGATTATGCCGCTGAAGCACGCGCTGACCTCGCCGGAAATGCTCAACGCCTGGAAGCTGACTCAGTGGATGATTGTCGCGCCCCTGCCGGGAATGCCTGATCTTGAGGGGACTGCGCCACTGTTCAAGAATGCCTTTGTCCCCGGAGCGCAGTTATCGGACAGACTGCCGGACTTGTGGAGTCATTACGGGAGAAGGCCGCTCGTGCTGTGCAGGGTTGACGGGGGAAACTGGGAAC
This genomic stretch from Synergistaceae bacterium harbors:
- a CDS encoding flagellin; protein product: MVIQHNIPALQTYNIVNNTSNALQKSIAKLSSGLRINSAADDAAGLAISEKMRSQVRGLDRAVANTQDGISLIQTAEGALSETHSILQRMRELSVQAANDTLTQQDRAYIQEEVDQLKDEITRVGNTTQFNKKKLLDGSSSGLWSSSDMETKALIRGSLREVDQFGQKKSIEGNYKIRVKADPGQAEVQKSDIMTIKHPNVLTNKTINAPDGVKDVQVDNMTPGTYSLVTEKNQTAVGAKDAIVTGSYGVGGTQYTTSYSISSVTSPSGGSGTWAFTLGGESIGSVTVGDGASVPGTLFTTGATTSGWNTVVSNAAAKGVTLGFDGTNITVSKLGSEGATLAATASGNSFAATVGKIATTAATPNPAKTKVGAGAVFKVNSTANNIENASILFEVTGRDTTNKTITLKATSTRLTQDGKNYTSTMDDIVVTDGGATVNIDKLVGDNDSTNAELTIALNQGMLSAVEDSGKFVAYVSAGKMSNATGALKVDVTGTIDKDWDDAWDTGVFGQTTTGTTTSNNTLVYALDGDNLQNTEVHFKNYILNERTGTVSEGDITLITNNDFKVTDGKLNATDGAIKNGDTLASFTSSYIGKTASGDVKLRDLDKFWNSEGKFMLDDAKTLTLNQGDGKTANVTLYANDTLDEVAKKINNAIATDLGQSKYVDDATRFATFVDSKGANSEAVPGTFVIRSVVPGAQGEITFSGDQEILDAFSLNTIQDSKETVYNVDVFDEHTGKVLAQNVKTTGNVMHGVIHENVDVEFGALKGVEAKWNSNLNKFVYTAKEQSTTLHIADNTTVLQIGANEGEDLAMDIGDMRAHALGLDEVNMMSHDRAARSITVIDNAIDKVSTQRAKLGAYQNRLEYTANNLTTASENLTSAESRIRDADMAKEMMEFTKLNIMLQAGNSMLAQANQQPQNVLSLIR
- the argH gene encoding argininosuccinate lyase — protein: MWHGRFTKGTAKTVQDFTQSLDIDWRMAESDIQGSIAHAKMLGETGILTREESAKIIAGLGKVSDEIREGKFTPSESLEDVHMNIEARLTEIEPLGAKLHTARSRNDQVATTTRIYLRSRLQGLRENVRDLLRVLVSNAERHIDIIIPGYTHMQQAQPISMGHYWLSWFEAFHRDLGRLDFALESLNECPLGAGALAGSTLPIDRFMTCEILGFDRPTRNSLDTVASRDYMTDYHYFASILMLHVSRLCNDLITWNTQEFGFIVLPDDFCTGSSMMPQKKNPDVLELARGKTGQVIGNLVDIMITLKGLPMTYNRDLQEDKRGLWESVDTVEATVKIIAELLSHVEVDEGLALSGLEKGYSLATDIAEYLVMKGVPFREAHAIVGRLVGWCIENNIRFEDMTQDQWQEHVPEADSAMMGILSARESVSRRDVYGGTGFAQVRKQIEDAKSRI
- a CDS encoding FkbM family methyltransferase — its product is MKQSKSDIPIQETGGESITGRFIAKWQRMRAGIMTPFEFVMMCADKGLSFVTRSDVHMGDSLMARRIIKQLRSEGCAEKDYYRLKDAKIPVLEGKYKSDFFSNTIFDVFYCYMYLDDNYSESEINKYFYLFPEGPYCLKNDLVDVRINPGDIVMDAGSWIGEFAAYASAKGATCYAFEPFEKNYDVLARTAALNPGIVPVKKAVGRSSGFVSMSGEAGTAAVSENKDGEIIQTSVDDFVRENNLPRVDFIKSDIEGFERNLIEGARETLAKFAPKLAICTYHLPDDPEVLPALIKEANPEYNIVQKHKKLFASVPRR
- a CDS encoding transposase, whose protein sequence is MGSLTHIKSRNFFRKKKASNNRERAYRELIRAYRKMFRQRTDFHFKTARRLCEQYAVICLETLDLQAIGKRHGRKINSLAFYDFVQTLSYEATKTGTKIIFLDRYYPSSQLCHVCGFKNTALKDERIRSWDCPSCGTHHDRDRNAAMNILRAGVSALGGEPLSAARFTTSVDSAGTVQ
- a CDS encoding peptidylprolyl isomerase, whose protein sequence is MREIVKDIAVTDDEARKFYDSNPAMFKNPERVHARHILVSGDENLAKVQAELKAGKSFDVVAKEYSIDPGSAANGGDLGEFPRGMMVPEFEKAAFELKNPGDVSAPVKTQFGWHIIKLEERIPESPIPFEQVKARLLQELKDQKTQQALQDRAKELEGKYKVERLYDKPQETSPDK
- a CDS encoding CPBP family intramembrane metalloprotease → MVGFILVNIIGLIAAAFMLYFPYTWCRWKNEPEESYGLKWFLTRRAKIDVITALAVTLIPLTVIVMYMPVSWGGGLKTPPFWDALNILGGGIAAAFIEETFFRGWLQTLAVRKFGAFAGIIIATAVFAAVHLIAVQKIIRLLTFFPGLIMALLRHRNASVMPGIIYHAVCNVWAVWFSPLPGV
- a CDS encoding DUF1810 domain-containing protein — translated: MKDSDLGRFFPYHDNDYPQALREIRAGRKVSHWIWYIFPQLRGLGRSQYSWDFGITGADEAKEYLSHPVLGAHLREISGALLELEESDPVKVMGGIDALKLKSSMTLFAAVSEKSSVFHRVLDKFFGGETDGETLSRLKL
- a CDS encoding NFACT family protein, which codes for MAFGPEFISGLAGEIRKILPLRINRIEGGDSWAALKVSGEKWLLMSWTSGAAGICTATQPEINALREISPSRASITEAMKSRLSHGSEIYSVRQINHDRILELSARRRVSAGVSVNYSIILEITEPVANFLLLDESGKIDEAARHSAPDTNRYRTILPGHSYTPPPEFDGLTLTHGMNLRLEDVPNVKGIGRPLARLIMSQWQERKPESWLSALLKIADGDSDSVCRLIIRNNYLTRIDFPLEGTRELGRDSLMAARFGVLVPLLRRGREKTLHEIDAKIKRAVKAKERHRDGLAKQLRECREAEIFRAKGEAILSHMYEIPKRAENITITDWDGSILEITLDPDLSPSRNAERYFKRYRKAKGNPAEISASLDAVNSSILELKEQRTLLEAIDDPENFTEAVKDLAEWISPAKSQSRNPKRKRENIPPHLNIDRDGVNILVGLSARGNRYVTLKTARPEDIWLHAHEMPGAHVIIRGLKRSELETDRRDILEFAAGLAAGHSSGKNSGSVPVDYTERKYVRSVPGTVALVTYTNPGTLRVSPAEYQGGDTHEG